In the genome of Desulforegula conservatrix Mb1Pa, one region contains:
- a CDS encoding S1 domain-containing protein: MPNGHITWFNKRRPLFGYIEAECGKEIYFDATSVSSDCIRADFCVGAEVSFETENLDSGDIACNIRFLKKYSKGRPKVNYTIESLLTSGDRINSGNPQ; encoded by the coding sequence ATGCCAAACGGCCATATCACATGGTTTAACAAGAGGCGCCCTCTTTTCGGTTATATTGAGGCTGAATGCGGTAAAGAAATCTATTTTGACGCTACATCAGTCAGCAGCGACTGTATCAGAGCTGATTTTTGCGTGGGCGCGGAGGTCAGCTTCGAGACAGAAAATCTTGATTCAGGCGATATAGCGTGCAATATTAGATTTCTGAAAAAATATTCTAAAGGGCGCCCTAAAGTGAACTATACGATAGAATCTCTGCTTACTTCTGGTGACAGAATAAATTCTGGCAATCCTCAATAA
- a CDS encoding DUF1302 family protein: MEVDGRKNSVKMVLLFIMLFVLLPCAVYAAEPGGDEEDFGALLEKTSKADAKPAKTVNIESGGSGKFEGELRPSVWYELKEPHDFKTTDRLDLLAEKNIANFKFLGRFRSDYQNLEQDEEVSADLRELYGQLNMDINGTDSMSFSIGRKIVNWGKGDEIRPIDRVSPEDLTTFLYYDKNDRKTGLPGLFLEGAFNGGVRIETFWSPVFNPSKMPEKGGYFEPPRLASFSAAGGRIVDEDEEWTWKNDASMGMKFAFPVSTADVSLYAWRGHDPAPGFRVSKFTTMMPIAQPPYYMEIPPTPIELSYNHPTAVVFGADFEKVAGDFVLRGEAAYQSEGAFIPVKYALDPMLLARFPEGLEEMNKGQILFGIDKNDLLFRNLFMNIQYVAEFIPEHKDYLDAEELSQGLTFTLKYSAFDSKINAMWRIMAYLGTHDRQNQLELSYKPSSWSQLTVGAFFYDGGTLNDLFGQFNQKDFTFMRASFIF; the protein is encoded by the coding sequence ATGGAAGTAGATGGTAGAAAAAATTCGGTTAAGATGGTTTTGCTTTTTATAATGTTGTTTGTTTTGCTCCCATGCGCAGTTTATGCAGCTGAACCTGGCGGTGATGAAGAAGATTTTGGCGCCTTGCTTGAAAAAACATCAAAGGCTGATGCAAAACCGGCAAAGACGGTCAACATTGAATCAGGCGGCAGCGGCAAGTTTGAGGGAGAACTGAGACCTTCTGTCTGGTATGAACTAAAGGAACCCCATGATTTCAAAACAACCGACAGGCTCGATCTTCTTGCTGAAAAAAATATCGCGAATTTTAAGTTCCTTGGAAGATTCAGGAGTGATTATCAGAATCTTGAGCAGGATGAAGAAGTTTCTGCTGATTTAAGGGAGCTATATGGCCAGCTTAATATGGATATAAATGGAACTGATTCCATGTCCTTTTCAATTGGCAGAAAAATAGTAAACTGGGGTAAAGGCGATGAAATACGGCCGATTGACCGCGTATCCCCGGAAGATCTGACAACATTCCTCTATTACGACAAAAATGATCGGAAGACCGGACTTCCGGGTTTGTTCCTCGAAGGCGCCTTTAATGGCGGAGTAAGGATCGAAACATTCTGGTCTCCGGTTTTCAATCCTTCAAAAATGCCGGAAAAGGGCGGGTACTTTGAGCCTCCGCGCCTTGCCTCATTTTCTGCCGCAGGTGGCAGAATTGTAGATGAGGACGAGGAATGGACATGGAAAAATGATGCATCAATGGGAATGAAATTCGCATTTCCAGTATCTACCGCAGATGTTTCGCTTTATGCCTGGCGCGGGCATGATCCGGCCCCTGGTTTCAGGGTTTCGAAGTTTACCACCATGATGCCCATTGCCCAGCCTCCTTATTATATGGAAATCCCGCCAACTCCCATCGAACTTTCATATAATCATCCGACTGCGGTGGTGTTTGGCGCTGATTTCGAGAAGGTTGCAGGCGATTTTGTTCTGCGCGGAGAGGCTGCATACCAAAGCGAGGGCGCATTCATTCCTGTAAAATATGCTTTAGACCCTATGCTTCTTGCCCGGTTTCCTGAAGGTTTAGAGGAAATGAACAAGGGCCAGATTCTTTTTGGAATAGATAAAAACGATCTTCTGTTCAGGAATCTTTTCATGAACATTCAGTATGTGGCAGAATTCATCCCGGAGCATAAGGACTATCTCGATGCCGAAGAACTCAGCCAGGGCCTTACCTTTACATTGAAATATTCGGCATTTGATTCAAAAATTAATGCCATGTGGAGAATAATGGCTTATCTCGGAACCCACGACAGACAGAATCAGCTTGAGCTTTCCTATAAGCCTTCAAGCTGGTCCCAGCTTACAGTAGGCGCATTTTTTTATGACGGAGGAACGCTCAACGATCTTTTTGGCCAGTTCAATCAGAAGGATTTTACATTCATGAGGGCGAGTTTTATTTTTTAG
- a CDS encoding outer membrane lipoprotein-sorting protein → MLRRIILAEAMICILMAGCVFAGEPGQFDAAKAKEDGRAIAEKVDETNRPKQDLSINAVMNLMSGGSKTDTRQLVIRQKNYGATDRYALRFMDSTKRGVTFMTIENQGADNDQYLYIPSLGRSRKIAVNDRQNAFEDTDFSNEDLGGRKIDDYNYERKADVAFSGTDCYKVEAVSKDASAKYPKQISWIDKNSFVPLQVKFFGKEGTLERVLVAGDIKNVKGINVPFKTAAKDLRANHSTLIEVSDVKVDSGINSADFDKEKMGETWK, encoded by the coding sequence ATGCTTAGAAGGATAATTTTAGCGGAAGCGATGATTTGTATTTTGATGGCTGGTTGCGTATTTGCGGGAGAACCAGGGCAGTTTGACGCTGCAAAGGCAAAGGAAGACGGCAGGGCCATTGCTGAAAAAGTTGATGAAACAAACAGGCCAAAGCAGGATTTGTCCATAAATGCCGTTATGAATCTGATGTCCGGTGGTTCAAAGACCGACACACGTCAGCTCGTGATCCGCCAGAAAAATTACGGAGCAACAGACCGTTATGCATTGAGATTCATGGATTCCACAAAACGCGGCGTGACTTTCATGACAATAGAAAACCAGGGTGCTGATAATGACCAGTACCTTTATATCCCTTCCCTCGGCAGATCGAGAAAAATTGCCGTCAACGACAGGCAGAACGCATTCGAAGATACGGACTTCAGCAATGAAGACCTCGGAGGCAGGAAGATTGACGACTATAATTACGAGCGCAAGGCAGACGTCGCATTTTCCGGAACAGACTGTTACAAGGTTGAGGCTGTTTCAAAGGATGCCTCTGCCAAATATCCCAAGCAGATAAGCTGGATAGACAAGAATTCGTTTGTTCCGCTTCAGGTGAAATTTTTCGGGAAAGAAGGGACTCTTGAAAGGGTTCTTGTGGCCGGAGACATCAAGAATGTTAAGGGAATCAATGTTCCATTCAAAACAGCGGCAAAGGATCTTAGGGCTAATCATTCCACATTGATAGAAGTTTCAGACGTAAAGGTTGATTCAGGAATAAATTCTGCGGATTTTGACAAGGAAAAGATGGGGGAAACATGGAAGTAG
- a CDS encoding efflux RND transporter permease subunit, producing MRIENDIMFMLPDENDAKTFFLDAQEKFGSSTGVVIAIETEKGIYDKDLLQRIKTAGDLILRANQQIPANSIKELVPLGDTQALVLTSYLRNRSKEEGKAFKLDTPSLSDRGSLAEALSESLPSYLSSGDTELLVSETAEAVSSAIKKDPGIAGKLAAAVTAPTDKRGFNRGVWVDQISSLMETDTVWPEFDGFESIDAFFKGKGFEDVSSSRIFSSLLLERGIADPASISRFIFSQRNEIVAAGSTNGFYTNLANAISLDSGESFARELSETIQKAPKQIRTGRLFQSDENALASLKQRLNSWSIFKGTLFSEDEKSTLVLVKTAPNLDKANKALLLDEIRRILGSVFKDSGFKYHIAGEPVVDDEIGELMVKDIRSLFPVVTLIVMASLFIMFRNLPGVFYPLLTVMISLIWCAGSMGYADAPVSVVASALPVLLVAVGTAYAIHLTHSFQHYDETGCSQIQKAERILDLSGKGVMMAGLTTVAGFASLATNKIVPLRDFGIFMALGVVFALMITMYLVPSMMIRFGEGKKSQNIKNLDKKADVPPKAYSRIVNAVSSFCFNRPKTVIAAYSIILAISIAGLFMLKVEMNNITFFKKDSPIRIADTFVNSTFAGTVGFSVVMTGQKPGDAIDPQIVSVIGELSDRLIKENPEIGKIISIADLIRKMNQAFFYNDPAYYRLPVINDLSGEKSHAALQSQYEAYMDKYQKKDTKSLIDNEKKETVVAVQMRTSSSSVVERVAANVESILSGPLGKPLRDKGMTFRCTGTGSMYLEANRLVVSGQLWSIVVSVVLVFFVVAWIMRSFIYGFFSLVPLTVTIMINFGIMGFFNIALDVATSITACVAIGIGVDYGIHYLVHYRDFRKQGLDHGAAVLATAAGSGEAIIFNAVAVAAGFIVLLASAFVPLVNLGILISLTMISSAFAAMTLLPAFLSLVESKLHYTAEKTVAKDSQDEEFMSGVEGQVAE from the coding sequence TTGAGGATTGAAAACGACATAATGTTCATGCTGCCTGATGAAAACGATGCAAAGACGTTTTTTCTTGATGCCCAGGAAAAATTCGGATCATCAACCGGAGTTGTTATTGCCATTGAGACTGAAAAAGGCATTTACGATAAAGATCTGCTGCAAAGAATAAAAACTGCCGGGGATCTGATTTTAAGAGCCAATCAGCAGATTCCGGCAAACAGCATAAAAGAACTTGTTCCATTAGGAGACACCCAGGCTCTTGTCCTCACATCATATCTCCGGAACCGGTCAAAGGAAGAGGGGAAAGCTTTCAAGTTAGATACGCCAAGTCTGTCTGACAGAGGTTCTCTCGCCGAGGCCCTTTCCGAGTCTTTGCCGTCATATCTTTCTTCTGGAGATACAGAGCTTCTTGTTTCAGAAACTGCGGAAGCCGTATCTTCTGCCATAAAAAAAGATCCTGGGATCGCAGGAAAACTTGCAGCAGCCGTTACAGCACCAACAGACAAACGCGGGTTTAACAGAGGCGTGTGGGTTGATCAAATATCGTCATTAATGGAGACAGATACTGTCTGGCCGGAGTTTGACGGATTTGAAAGTATTGATGCCTTTTTTAAAGGAAAAGGATTTGAAGATGTTTCCTCATCACGAATCTTTTCCAGCCTTCTTCTTGAAAGAGGGATTGCAGACCCTGCGTCGATTTCAAGATTCATTTTCTCACAAAGAAATGAAATTGTGGCTGCTGGATCAACAAACGGTTTTTATACAAATCTTGCAAACGCCATATCTTTGGATTCAGGCGAAAGTTTTGCACGGGAACTTTCGGAAACAATTCAAAAGGCTCCAAAACAGATACGGACGGGAAGGCTTTTTCAGTCAGATGAAAATGCTCTGGCGAGCCTCAAACAAAGGCTTAATTCCTGGTCAATTTTTAAGGGAACGCTTTTCTCGGAAGACGAAAAAAGCACCCTTGTTCTTGTAAAGACTGCGCCAAATCTCGACAAGGCAAACAAGGCTCTTCTGCTTGACGAAATAAGAAGAATTCTTGGTTCTGTATTCAAGGATTCAGGTTTTAAGTATCATATCGCAGGCGAGCCTGTTGTGGATGATGAAATCGGAGAGCTTATGGTCAAAGATATCAGGAGCCTCTTTCCCGTCGTGACTCTTATAGTGATGGCCTCTCTTTTCATCATGTTCAGAAATCTGCCCGGAGTGTTTTATCCGCTTCTTACGGTCATGATTTCTCTCATATGGTGCGCAGGCTCGATGGGATACGCGGACGCGCCTGTTTCAGTTGTCGCTTCTGCGCTGCCAGTGCTGCTTGTTGCCGTAGGCACAGCTTACGCCATTCATCTTACCCATTCTTTTCAGCATTATGATGAAACAGGCTGCAGCCAGATTCAGAAGGCCGAACGCATCCTTGATCTTTCAGGAAAAGGCGTCATGATGGCGGGGCTTACCACCGTCGCAGGCTTTGCATCTCTTGCCACAAACAAGATAGTTCCTTTAAGGGATTTCGGAATATTCATGGCCCTGGGAGTTGTCTTCGCCTTGATGATCACGATGTATCTTGTTCCATCCATGATGATCAGATTCGGGGAAGGTAAAAAGTCCCAAAATATAAAGAATCTGGATAAAAAAGCTGATGTTCCACCAAAAGCTTACAGCCGGATCGTAAATGCTGTGTCATCATTCTGCTTTAATCGCCCCAAAACTGTCATTGCAGCTTATTCCATAATCCTTGCCATTTCGATAGCCGGGCTTTTCATGCTCAAGGTCGAGATGAACAATATCACCTTTTTCAAGAAAGACTCTCCGATCAGAATAGCTGATACTTTTGTGAACAGCACATTTGCTGGAACAGTTGGCTTTTCGGTTGTCATGACAGGTCAAAAGCCTGGTGATGCCATTGATCCACAAATTGTATCCGTGATCGGAGAATTGTCCGATCGATTGATTAAAGAAAATCCTGAAATCGGAAAGATCATAAGCATTGCGGATCTGATCAGGAAAATGAATCAGGCATTTTTTTATAATGATCCGGCTTATTACAGGCTCCCCGTAATAAATGATCTTTCTGGTGAAAAAAGCCATGCCGCGCTTCAGTCCCAGTACGAAGCATACATGGACAAGTATCAGAAAAAAGACACAAAAAGCCTGATTGACAATGAAAAAAAAGAGACGGTTGTTGCCGTCCAGATGAGGACTTCATCGAGCTCTGTCGTGGAAAGGGTTGCCGCAAACGTAGAGTCCATTCTTTCCGGCCCATTGGGAAAGCCCCTCAGGGACAAGGGTATGACCTTCAGATGCACAGGCACGGGCTCCATGTACCTTGAGGCAAACAGGCTGGTTGTGTCTGGCCAGCTCTGGTCAATCGTGGTTTCAGTAGTGCTTGTCTTTTTTGTGGTCGCATGGATCATGAGATCATTTATTTACGGGTTTTTCAGCCTTGTTCCCCTGACAGTAACCATAATGATCAATTTCGGGATCATGGGATTTTTCAATATTGCCCTTGATGTAGCAACATCCATAACAGCCTGCGTCGCCATAGGCATAGGTGTCGATTACGGAATTCACTATCTTGTCCATTATCGGGATTTCAGGAAACAGGGACTTGATCATGGAGCCGCTGTCCTTGCAACAGCTGCGGGTTCTGGTGAGGCCATAATTTTCAATGCAGTGGCGGTTGCAGCCGGATTTATAGTGCTTCTTGCATCTGCTTTTGTTCCCCTTGTCAATCTCGGAATCCTTATCTCTCTGACCATGATCAGCTCGGCTTTTGCTGCGATGACTCTGCTTCCTGCGTTTTTGAGCCTCGTGGAATCAAAGCTTCATTATACTGCCGAAAAGACGGTTGCGAAGGATTCGCAGGATGAAGAATTCATGTCAGGCGTTGAAGGGCAGGTGGCTGAATAG
- a CDS encoding Na+/H+ antiporter NhaA: MQKTINLLREFSIPLISGVVIGLIWANVSPDTYHHINESKWLWGLDFHFLVNDIFMVFFFAMAAIEITKSFLPGGNLNPVRKAINPIMSTFGGVIGPAIVYVTLNYFIGSSDLANGWGIPTATDIALAWLLARFIFGAGHPAVSFLLLLAIADDGIGLLIIAIFYPDLNNPVAPLWLLLLLAGICIAYMLRRFNIRSYWAYLICGGVPAWAGLFKAHMHPALALVFIVPFMPWPVKSTGEIFEEVKDDHSTMASFEHDWKTIVDFGLLFFGISNAGVEFARISTATWLVFCSLLIGKTFGIFILGRIGMAMGFPLPDRMDSRSLFVAANVAALGLTVALFVAGQAFTGDVQGAAKMGALFSAGISMCAITLSRVLKIEKIE; this comes from the coding sequence ATGCAAAAGACCATCAATCTTTTAAGGGAGTTCTCAATCCCGCTGATTTCAGGTGTGGTAATAGGTCTGATCTGGGCCAATGTTTCGCCTGATACCTATCATCATATTAATGAAAGTAAATGGCTCTGGGGGCTTGATTTCCATTTTTTAGTAAATGACATTTTTATGGTGTTTTTCTTTGCCATGGCCGCAATTGAGATCACCAAAAGCTTTCTTCCCGGTGGCAATCTGAATCCGGTCAGAAAAGCAATAAATCCCATAATGTCGACGTTTGGTGGAGTTATCGGGCCTGCCATTGTTTATGTCACTCTAAATTATTTCATAGGATCATCGGATCTTGCAAATGGATGGGGGATTCCGACCGCAACAGATATTGCCCTTGCATGGCTGCTTGCCCGTTTCATATTCGGAGCAGGGCATCCAGCCGTATCTTTTCTTCTGCTTCTTGCAATCGCTGATGACGGCATAGGCCTTTTAATCATCGCAATATTCTATCCTGATCTGAATAACCCTGTCGCTCCTTTATGGCTTTTGTTGCTTCTGGCGGGAATTTGCATCGCCTATATGCTCAGAAGATTCAATATCAGAAGCTACTGGGCATATCTTATCTGTGGAGGGGTGCCAGCTTGGGCAGGTCTTTTCAAAGCCCATATGCATCCTGCTCTTGCCCTTGTTTTTATAGTTCCTTTCATGCCCTGGCCTGTGAAATCAACAGGGGAAATATTCGAAGAAGTCAAAGATGATCATTCAACAATGGCCAGCTTTGAGCATGACTGGAAAACAATCGTAGATTTCGGCCTCCTGTTTTTTGGAATTTCTAACGCAGGTGTTGAGTTTGCCAGAATTTCCACTGCGACCTGGCTTGTATTCTGCTCTCTTCTGATAGGAAAGACGTTCGGAATATTTATTCTTGGCAGAATTGGAATGGCCATGGGGTTTCCATTGCCGGACAGAATGGATTCAAGATCGCTTTTTGTAGCTGCCAACGTTGCTGCATTAGGACTTACTGTGGCTCTATTTGTCGCTGGTCAGGCTTTTACCGGGGATGTCCAGGGAGCTGCAAAAATGGGAGCCCTTTTCAGCGCGGGAATATCGATGTGCGCTATAACTCTCTCAAGGGTTCTGAAGATAGAGAAGATAGAATAG
- a CDS encoding TetR/AcrR family transcriptional regulator, whose product MSVNTSDKSNTRQAIFDAAIKVFREKGFQKTRVSDIVSAAGVAQGTFYLYFPSKDEIARQICKGFMVKFQGLLDADSDLFEASSKEELESKIKSIIKGALEVFARDSEAAEIVLREGIGHGGLFKELYEDLIVQFIRLLATRLENSRGRGMIEASDPETAAVFIVGLVERSFFFFMLVLKELDVEKIASDMTDFILNGLSIRK is encoded by the coding sequence ATGTCAGTCAATACATCGGATAAATCAAACACCAGACAGGCGATATTCGATGCCGCCATAAAGGTTTTCAGGGAGAAAGGATTCCAGAAAACCAGGGTATCGGATATTGTTTCTGCTGCCGGAGTTGCCCAGGGTACTTTCTATCTGTATTTTCCTTCCAAGGACGAAATTGCACGCCAGATATGCAAAGGCTTCATGGTTAAATTCCAGGGACTTCTTGATGCTGATAGTGATCTTTTTGAGGCTTCTTCCAAGGAAGAACTTGAATCCAAAATTAAATCCATAATCAAGGGTGCACTTGAGGTCTTTGCAAGGGATTCGGAAGCTGCTGAAATTGTTTTAAGAGAGGGGATAGGACACGGAGGTCTTTTTAAGGAACTGTATGAGGATCTGATCGTTCAGTTCATCAGACTTCTTGCGACAAGATTAGAAAACAGCAGGGGCAGAGGAATGATCGAAGCATCTGATCCCGAAACAGCGGCTGTGTTTATTGTTGGACTAGTCGAGCGCAGCTTTTTCTTTTTCATGCTTGTTTTGAAAGAGCTTGATGTGGAAAAAATAGCCAGTGACATGACGGATTTTATTCTTAACGGACTTTCAATCAGAAAATAG
- the hmcF gene encoding sulfate respiration complex iron-sulfur protein HmcF, whose product MPEGKLCNKKPVETLGELQALLADKSGKQYYEEMKNLDVDHEALWETIRKTCRSRMKTWLKICSHCGLCAESCFLYLANNRDPKQVPSYKIQSTLGEIIRRKGKVDNDFMRMVMDTAWSKCTNCNRCAMYCPFGIDTGVMNGYLRGLCFSQGFVPWEMKIGAGMHRIYQAQMDVTSEDWVDSCQWMVEENEEEWPGLEIPIDKEGTDIMYTVNAREPKHYPEDIAEAAILFHIAGENWTVPSVGWEETSLAMFAGDWAACKLQVDTIYAAMKRLSPKKMVVTECGHAYRATVIEGPYWAGYETGEPPVESFHYVEWVADALESGKLKLDPSKKIKEPVTYQDSCNYIRNGGLSDHARIIMSHIAEDFREMKPCREHNFCCGGGGGFNGIGKYRKERNIALTVKRDQILATGAKFVIAPCHNCWDAIRDMEEIYKIGIRWSFLKPLLLKMVIVPEHLKA is encoded by the coding sequence ATGCCTGAAGGAAAACTTTGCAATAAAAAGCCTGTGGAAACTCTTGGGGAACTTCAGGCCTTGCTGGCCGACAAGAGCGGGAAACAATATTACGAGGAGATGAAAAACCTCGATGTTGATCATGAAGCATTATGGGAAACAATCCGGAAAACATGCAGATCCAGGATGAAAACCTGGCTGAAAATATGCTCTCACTGCGGGCTTTGCGCAGAATCATGTTTTTTGTACCTTGCCAACAACAGAGATCCCAAACAGGTTCCTTCTTACAAGATTCAATCCACACTAGGCGAAATCATCAGACGGAAAGGGAAAGTGGATAACGACTTCATGCGTATGGTGATGGATACCGCATGGTCAAAATGCACCAACTGCAACCGTTGCGCCATGTATTGCCCGTTTGGCATAGACACAGGGGTCATGAACGGATATTTGAGGGGGCTATGCTTTTCCCAGGGTTTTGTGCCTTGGGAAATGAAGATCGGCGCTGGCATGCACAGGATATATCAGGCGCAGATGGATGTCACGTCCGAGGACTGGGTGGACAGCTGTCAGTGGATGGTTGAGGAAAACGAGGAAGAATGGCCAGGACTGGAAATCCCTATCGACAAGGAAGGCACGGACATCATGTACACGGTCAATGCCAGGGAGCCAAAGCATTATCCAGAAGATATCGCCGAGGCCGCCATTTTGTTTCACATCGCAGGTGAAAACTGGACAGTGCCGAGCGTAGGATGGGAGGAAACCAGTCTCGCCATGTTCGCGGGCGACTGGGCCGCCTGCAAGCTTCAGGTTGATACTATCTATGCCGCCATGAAACGCCTTAGTCCCAAAAAAATGGTCGTAACCGAATGCGGTCATGCCTACCGCGCCACGGTAATTGAAGGGCCATATTGGGCCGGATACGAAACAGGGGAACCCCCAGTGGAGTCTTTCCACTATGTGGAATGGGTGGCGGACGCTCTCGAGTCCGGCAAACTGAAGCTCGATCCGTCCAAAAAAATCAAGGAGCCTGTAACATATCAGGATTCATGTAATTATATCCGAAACGGGGGGCTTTCTGACCACGCAAGAATCATCATGAGCCATATCGCAGAGGATTTCAGGGAAATGAAGCCGTGCAGGGAACATAATTTCTGCTGCGGCGGAGGCGGTGGATTCAACGGCATAGGTAAATATAGAAAGGAACGAAATATAGCGTTGACCGTAAAACGTGATCAGATCCTTGCAACTGGTGCAAAATTTGTGATCGCCCCCTGCCATAACTGCTGGGATGCCATCCGTGATATGGAGGAAATCTATAAAATCGGGATAAGATGGAGCTTTCTGAAACCCCTTCTTCTTAAAATGGTTATTGTGCCGGAACACCTTAAAGCCTAA
- the hmcE gene encoding sulfate respiration complex protein HmcE, which produces MYQFVTGPLLWLSFSVFLIGVIFHIVQYIKGLDWKQDRVAYTQHIPFGLKGALRSVLFWLFPYGTRSWRNNPVFTCFIFVFHIGLVITPIFLQAHNLILRERWGFSLFTISDFYADILTLAVIVSAVFLIIRRIALEHVRFITSAYDYLLIAISAAPFITGMLAYHQVSNYRFWIVAHVLSGEIMLIAIPFTKLSHFVLFFMSRAQIGMDFGIKRGGMKKNLSW; this is translated from the coding sequence ATGTATCAATTTGTCACCGGCCCTCTTTTATGGCTTTCTTTTTCAGTTTTCCTTATAGGCGTGATTTTTCATATTGTGCAATATATCAAGGGACTTGACTGGAAACAGGACAGGGTCGCCTATACCCAGCATATCCCATTTGGTTTAAAAGGAGCTTTGCGCTCAGTTTTATTCTGGCTGTTCCCTTACGGCACACGAAGCTGGAGAAATAACCCTGTTTTTACCTGTTTTATATTTGTTTTTCATATAGGTCTGGTGATCACACCGATTTTTTTGCAGGCCCATAATCTTATTCTGAGGGAAAGGTGGGGATTCAGTCTGTTCACCATTTCAGATTTCTACGCAGATATTCTGACTCTTGCCGTGATTGTTTCGGCCGTTTTCCTTATTATCAGAAGAATTGCCCTTGAACATGTCAGATTCATAACCAGCGCATATGATTATCTTCTGATAGCAATTTCGGCAGCGCCTTTCATAACCGGAATGCTTGCCTATCATCAGGTTTCAAATTACAGGTTCTGGATAGTTGCCCATGTCCTTTCCGGGGAAATCATGCTGATTGCAATACCATTCACCAAACTGTCCCATTTTGTTCTGTTTTTTATGTCCAGGGCTCAGATAGGCATGGATTTCGGAATAAAGCGTGGGGGGATGAAGAAGAATCTGTCCTGGTAA
- the hmcD gene encoding sulfate respiration complex protein HmcD, with product MIYTLQEYMARTEGITYLLIPLFLVGFVLFWRFLNGREDEKTGDHHFHPDAHSDEHHEHYKGHY from the coding sequence ATGATTTATACTTTGCAGGAATATATGGCGAGAACAGAAGGCATCACGTATCTGCTGATACCTTTATTTCTGGTTGGTTTTGTTCTTTTCTGGAGATTCTTGAACGGAAGGGAAGACGAAAAAACGGGCGATCACCATTTTCATCCAGATGCTCATTCGGACGAGCATCACGAACACTATAAAGGTCATTACTAA
- the hmcC gene encoding sulfate respiration complex protein HmcC yields MDEIAIIAPEKRLFTPFNIVSGIIVLMGLIITVIRFTKGLGAVTNLSDYNPWGIWIGFDLLVGVALAAGGYVTSAAVYIFGLKRFHFAVRPAVLTGFLGYLFVVIALTYDVGRPWRLPYPFIMQSGTTSLLFEVAACVSLYLTVLFLEFSPAALEWLGLKKARKLAVNLTIVLTIFGVILSTLHQSSLGALFLIAPSKLHPLWYSPYLPVFFFISSIVAGLSMVIFESSLSSRFFIDKMDSAHIAGKDQLILGFGKAASVVLAGYFAIKVIGVSAGDNWHLLATPYGIWFLVELLGFVALPCLLYAIGVRDRNLKLIKWTSLLAVLGIILNRFNVSLVAFNWHLPSNERYFPHWMEIGISLFIVTLGILVFRFIVTRMPIFYEHPDYPEEH; encoded by the coding sequence ATGGACGAAATTGCCATTATTGCACCAGAAAAGAGGTTGTTTACTCCATTTAATATTGTTTCCGGAATAATAGTTCTGATGGGGTTGATTATTACTGTAATCCGTTTCACAAAAGGACTCGGTGCCGTAACAAATCTTTCAGATTATAATCCCTGGGGAATATGGATCGGTTTTGACCTGCTGGTGGGGGTCGCGCTTGCCGCTGGCGGGTATGTCACTTCTGCGGCCGTATATATTTTCGGATTAAAAAGATTTCATTTTGCTGTCCGGCCTGCCGTGCTTACCGGATTTCTGGGGTATCTTTTCGTAGTTATAGCCCTGACCTATGACGTGGGAAGGCCGTGGCGGCTTCCATATCCGTTTATTATGCAAAGCGGAACAACGTCACTTCTGTTTGAAGTCGCAGCCTGTGTGTCTTTGTATCTGACAGTCCTGTTCCTTGAATTCTCTCCTGCTGCTCTGGAATGGCTCGGACTGAAAAAGGCCCGCAAACTGGCTGTAAATCTGACAATAGTGCTGACCATTTTCGGCGTGATCCTCTCCACCCTCCACCAGTCTTCGCTCGGAGCCCTTTTTTTGATAGCGCCGTCCAAGCTCCATCCGCTCTGGTATTCTCCATACCTGCCTGTATTTTTCTTTATTTCAAGCATTGTTGCCGGGCTTTCCATGGTGATATTTGAAAGCTCTCTTTCGAGCAGGTTTTTCATAGACAAGATGGACTCTGCCCATATAGCAGGAAAAGATCAGCTCATACTGGGATTTGGAAAGGCTGCCTCAGTTGTTCTTGCCGGATATTTTGCCATAAAGGTTATCGGCGTTTCTGCCGGAGACAACTGGCATCTTCTTGCAACGCCTTACGGCATATGGTTTCTGGTGGAGCTTTTAGGATTTGTCGCTCTTCCTTGCCTTTTGTATGCCATCGGAGTCAGGGACAGGAATCTTAAACTGATCAAATGGACATCTCTTCTGGCAGTTCTCGGAATTATTCTGAATCGTTTTAATGTATCCCTGGTTGCCTTTAATTGGCATCTTCCGTCAAATGAAAGATATTTCCCTCATTGGATGGAAATCGGGATCTCCTTGTTCATAGTTACACTTGGGATTCTTGTCTTCAGGTTTATAGTCACCAGAATGCCGATTTTTTATGAGCATCCTGACTACCCTGAAGAACATTAA